A section of the Petrimonas sulfuriphila genome encodes:
- the trxB gene encoding thioredoxin-disulfide reductase, with product MEKIYDVMILGAGAAGLSAGIYASRGKLDTLILSEGVTGGQMVLTNEIANYPGVETIKGYELVDIMRRQAKSFGCTIKTNVKIVRYQLAGETKEVELEDGRIFRAKSVILAPGGKPRSLDIPGEKEFEGRGISYCATCDADFFQDKRLIVVGGGNSALEEAVTLTNFASHVTIVHQFDHFQAFAHAVEEAKQNPKISFVMESELRAYMGNGTLKKVQIENLKTKAVSELETDGVFVFIGYKPNTSAFKGMVEINERDEVIVDPAMRTNIPGVFAAGDSIAKRYRQVTTAVSDGTIAALSATEYVRAKE from the coding sequence ATGGAGAAAATATACGACGTAATGATCTTGGGAGCCGGAGCGGCCGGATTGTCTGCGGGAATCTATGCCTCGCGCGGAAAACTGGATACGTTGATCTTAAGCGAAGGCGTTACGGGAGGACAAATGGTATTGACCAATGAAATAGCCAATTATCCTGGCGTGGAAACGATAAAGGGATACGAACTGGTGGATATTATGAGGAGGCAGGCCAAAAGTTTTGGCTGCACCATCAAGACAAATGTTAAGATTGTACGTTACCAATTAGCGGGTGAAACTAAAGAAGTAGAACTGGAGGACGGAAGAATCTTCCGGGCGAAATCGGTGATCTTGGCCCCCGGAGGAAAACCCCGCTCGCTGGATATTCCCGGTGAAAAGGAGTTCGAAGGACGGGGAATCTCCTATTGTGCCACGTGCGATGCCGATTTCTTTCAGGACAAGCGGTTGATTGTGGTGGGAGGCGGAAACTCCGCTCTGGAAGAAGCCGTAACCCTAACCAACTTTGCATCGCACGTAACGATAGTGCATCAGTTTGACCATTTTCAGGCATTTGCTCATGCTGTGGAAGAGGCGAAGCAAAACCCGAAGATCAGCTTTGTGATGGAATCGGAGCTTCGTGCCTATATGGGCAACGGAACGTTGAAAAAGGTGCAGATCGAGAACTTAAAAACCAAAGCGGTCTCCGAATTGGAGACCGATGGCGTTTTTGTTTTTATCGGCTACAAACCCAATACCTCCGCATTTAAAGGTATGGTAGAGATCAACGAAAGGGACGAGGTCATTGTGGATCCAGCAATGAGAACCAATATCCCCGGCGTTTTTGCCGCAGGCGACAGTATTGCCAAACGCTACCGGCAGGTAACCACTGCGGTGAGTGACGGCACAATTGCCGCACTCAGCGCCACCGAATACGTAAGGGCCAAAGAGTAA
- a CDS encoding thioredoxin, which translates to MKYLRTNIHEIETAEELQKIIDENENVMVCCGRMGPMCIPVYEIMEELEEERPEVKFYSMAFDSPESGVIRNAPECRGFMGLPFTMYYKSGKVAKATTSIQNMQQITSNLDQFLS; encoded by the coding sequence ATGAAGTATTTAAGAACTAACATCCACGAGATTGAAACTGCTGAAGAGCTGCAGAAAATTATCGACGAGAACGAAAACGTAATGGTATGCTGCGGACGTATGGGACCGATGTGTATCCCTGTTTATGAAATCATGGAAGAACTGGAAGAAGAACGCCCTGAAGTGAAATTCTACTCCATGGCTTTTGACAGCCCGGAATCGGGAGTTATAAGAAATGCTCCCGAATGCCGCGGATTTATGGGACTTCCTTTCACCATGTATTATAAAAGCGGAAAGGTAGCCAAGGCAACCACCAGCATACAAAATATGCAGCAAATCACATCGAATCTGGATCAGTTTCTGTCCTGA
- a CDS encoding Crp/Fnr family transcriptional regulator — MNPFPESDTDNCEKMVACFRDLKPEELTLISSGKTELTYLAGETLFKQGAFSTHVLLVMDGLVKVYLQAGRDKQLNLQLAKPGDFLAFASVFGETVHTTSAIALTDTQVCMIDKENMRQLLMNNAEFAMRITSRNFRDERQLLTVIGNITYKQMRGKLASALLYLSGYEFSGQEVFPHLSRQDIANFASIATESTIKFLKEFERDGIIVLEGKDITILDRSELEKTERLG, encoded by the coding sequence ATGAACCCATTTCCAGAGAGTGATACAGATAATTGCGAAAAGATGGTAGCTTGTTTTCGCGACTTGAAGCCTGAGGAGCTGACGCTTATCAGTTCCGGTAAAACAGAACTCACCTATCTGGCAGGAGAAACGTTGTTTAAACAGGGCGCATTCTCCACCCATGTCTTGTTGGTAATGGATGGGTTGGTAAAGGTTTACCTACAAGCCGGACGCGATAAGCAGCTGAATCTACAACTGGCAAAACCGGGAGATTTTCTGGCGTTTGCCTCTGTTTTCGGGGAAACGGTACACACTACATCGGCTATAGCGTTGACGGATACACAGGTTTGCATGATTGATAAGGAAAACATGCGTCAATTGTTGATGAACAATGCGGAGTTTGCCATGCGCATTACGTCGCGAAATTTTCGCGATGAGCGTCAATTGTTGACGGTTATCGGTAATATCACGTATAAGCAGATGCGGGGCAAACTGGCTTCGGCACTGTTGTATCTTAGCGGATATGAATTCTCGGGACAAGAAGTTTTTCCGCACCTTTCCCGGCAGGACATTGCCAATTTTGCTTCCATAGCCACGGAGAGTACCATCAAGTTTCTAAAAGAGTTTGAGCGTGATGGGATTATAGTGCTTGAAGGAAAAGACATCACTATACTTGACCGGTCGGAGTTGGAAAAAACAGAGCGGTTGGGTTAA
- a CDS encoding F0F1 ATP synthase subunit gamma, with amino-acid sequence MPSLKEIKTRIQSVRSTRKITSAMMMIASSKLRKIQKIIENLYPYQQKLQQLMELFVNSQDNLVSPFAERRQIKRVALILFSSNTSLAGRFNENVISQLKVTVNEYLPLGKENIHIYAIGDKVYEAARKLGFETPNNFCHIADKPSYEATRQLASDLMELFLNKKIDKVELIYHHYKSKGTQELLRETFLPITLMTEDERWKIPQPDYIVEPDPQTIMDQLIPKVLKLKLYTIHADSVSSEYAARTIAMQTATDNAEDLLDELTLQYNKLRQQSITNELLDIIGGSFGKPG; translated from the coding sequence ATGCCTTCGTTAAAGGAAATAAAAACACGGATACAGTCGGTGCGGTCGACACGAAAAATCACGTCGGCCATGATGATGATCGCTTCTTCCAAATTACGGAAAATACAGAAAATCATAGAAAACCTGTATCCGTACCAACAGAAACTGCAACAATTGATGGAGCTTTTTGTGAACTCACAAGATAACCTGGTTTCCCCATTTGCAGAACGACGTCAGATAAAGCGGGTGGCACTTATCCTGTTTTCGTCCAACACAAGCCTTGCCGGCAGATTCAATGAAAATGTAATCTCCCAACTGAAGGTTACGGTAAACGAATATCTCCCTCTAGGAAAAGAGAATATCCACATTTATGCCATTGGTGATAAAGTGTATGAAGCAGCCCGGAAATTGGGGTTTGAGACTCCAAATAATTTTTGCCACATCGCCGACAAGCCCTCGTATGAAGCAACGCGGCAACTGGCCTCGGATCTGATGGAACTTTTTTTAAACAAGAAGATCGATAAAGTGGAGTTAATTTATCATCACTACAAAAGCAAAGGAACACAGGAACTGTTACGGGAAACATTTTTACCCATTACCCTGATGACAGAAGATGAAAGATGGAAAATTCCCCAGCCCGATTATATCGTTGAGCCTGATCCACAAACCATCATGGACCAGCTCATCCCTAAAGTACTGAAATTGAAACTATACACTATTCACGCAGATTCAGTATCATCGGAATATGCCGCACGTACTATCGCCATGCAAACCGCCACCGACAATGCCGAAGATCTGCTGGACGAACTCACACTCCAATACAATAAACTACGCCAGCAATCCATTACTAACGAGCTGTTGGATATCATTGGCGGATCGTTTGGAAAGCCTGGATAA
- the atpA gene encoding F0F1 ATP synthase subunit alpha gives MSNNIIRTSEVSEVLRMQLQAIDTDVRFDETGVVMQVSDGVVRIYGLRNAEANELLRFDNGVDAIVMNLEEDNVGAVLLGPSIEIKEGTTVKRTKRVASVFVGEGMLGRVINTIGEPIDGLGKITGEVYEMPLERKAPGVVFRQPVNTPLQTGLKAVDSMIPIGRGQRELIIGDRQTGKTSIAIDTIINQRSNFETGDPVYCIYVAIGQKGSTVAAAVQTLKEYGAMDYTVVVAANGADPAAMRYYAPFTGTAIGEYFRDTGRNALVVFDDLSKQAVAYREVSLILRRPSGREAYPGDIFYLHSRLLERAARIISQEEMAVQMNDLPESLRGKVKGGGSLTALPIIETQAGDVSAYIPTNVISITDGQIFLETDLFNNGKRPAINVGISVSRVGGNAQIKSMKKVAGTLKIDQAQYQELQAFTKFGGDMDKVTAMTIDKGQKNEQLLIQSPHQPLSVEKQIAILYCGTKGLLTDVPLEKVSEFEKKFLQILELNHRTDVLDELKKGVLNDVVTNILETVAADTKKQL, from the coding sequence ATGTCTAACAATATAATAAGAACGAGCGAAGTATCGGAAGTGTTACGCATGCAGTTGCAGGCTATAGACACCGATGTTCGATTCGACGAAACCGGCGTTGTGATGCAGGTGAGCGACGGTGTTGTCCGGATTTACGGACTGCGAAATGCCGAAGCTAACGAACTGCTCCGTTTCGACAACGGTGTGGATGCCATCGTGATGAATCTTGAAGAAGACAACGTCGGTGCCGTCCTGTTGGGGCCTTCGATAGAAATCAAAGAAGGAACAACCGTGAAACGCACCAAACGGGTAGCCTCAGTCTTTGTGGGAGAAGGAATGCTGGGACGTGTCATAAACACGATAGGGGAGCCCATCGACGGGTTGGGAAAAATAACCGGCGAGGTTTATGAAATGCCACTGGAGCGCAAAGCCCCCGGGGTAGTTTTCCGACAACCCGTAAATACTCCTCTGCAAACGGGACTGAAAGCTGTGGATTCCATGATTCCTATCGGCCGCGGACAACGCGAGCTTATCATTGGCGACCGGCAAACTGGAAAAACCAGCATCGCCATCGATACCATCATTAACCAGCGCAGTAATTTCGAAACTGGGGATCCGGTGTACTGCATCTATGTAGCTATTGGACAAAAGGGTTCAACGGTGGCTGCTGCCGTACAAACACTCAAGGAATACGGAGCAATGGATTATACCGTTGTTGTTGCCGCCAACGGAGCCGATCCTGCAGCAATGAGGTACTATGCTCCTTTTACCGGAACTGCCATAGGCGAGTATTTCCGCGATACGGGACGAAATGCCCTGGTAGTATTCGATGACCTTTCCAAGCAGGCCGTAGCCTATCGGGAAGTATCGCTGATTCTTCGCCGTCCTTCGGGACGGGAGGCCTATCCGGGAGATATCTTCTACCTGCACTCGCGACTGCTGGAGCGTGCGGCACGGATTATCTCGCAGGAGGAGATGGCCGTTCAGATGAACGACCTTCCCGAAAGTCTGAGAGGAAAAGTAAAAGGTGGCGGTTCCCTTACCGCTCTTCCCATCATAGAAACACAGGCGGGAGACGTATCGGCATATATTCCCACGAACGTGATTTCCATTACAGACGGACAAATTTTTCTTGAGACCGATTTGTTCAACAATGGCAAGCGCCCGGCCATAAACGTAGGGATCTCGGTGTCGCGCGTAGGCGGAAACGCTCAAATTAAGTCGATGAAAAAAGTAGCAGGAACGCTCAAAATTGATCAGGCTCAATACCAGGAGCTGCAAGCATTCACCAAATTCGGTGGCGATATGGACAAAGTGACGGCAATGACCATCGATAAAGGGCAAAAAAACGAGCAACTCCTCATACAGTCGCCCCATCAACCCCTGAGTGTAGAAAAGCAAATCGCTATCCTCTACTGCGGGACAAAAGGACTGTTAACCGATGTTCCGTTGGAAAAAGTTTCCGAATTTGAAAAGAAATTTCTCCAGATTCTTGAGCTTAACCACCGGACAGACGTACTGGATGAGTTGAAAAAAGGTGTTCTCAACGATGTTGTCACTAACATTCTGGAAACCGTTGCTGCCGACACCAAGAAACAGTTGTAG
- a CDS encoding F0F1 ATP synthase subunit delta, with translation MNTGLISTRYATALLDFAVEQNLQERVYSEIKTLLHMYSEVSNFREALANPAISIPEKRKLIHTASGESISKPLEQFIDLLLKNKREERLQYIALRFLELYRKKFNILSGTLITATKVDKPTYNRLKSFIESKTGETLELERLTDASILGGFILQIGDNRLDTSVSGQLLRIKSELKEVNRKIV, from the coding sequence ATGAACACAGGACTTATTTCCACCCGATACGCTACTGCTTTGCTGGATTTTGCCGTAGAACAAAACCTGCAGGAAAGAGTGTATTCAGAAATCAAAACACTTCTACATATGTATTCGGAGGTGAGCAACTTCCGGGAAGCCTTGGCAAATCCAGCCATAAGTATACCGGAAAAAAGAAAACTGATTCATACTGCTTCAGGGGAAAGTATCTCTAAACCGTTGGAACAGTTTATCGATCTGTTGCTCAAAAATAAAAGGGAAGAGCGGCTGCAATATATAGCCTTGCGCTTTTTGGAATTATACCGGAAAAAATTCAACATCTTAAGCGGAACGCTTATCACGGCCACTAAGGTTGATAAACCCACGTACAACCGATTAAAGTCGTTTATAGAAAGCAAAACGGGTGAAACATTAGAATTGGAACGACTGACAGACGCATCCATTTTGGGAGGTTTTATACTTCAAATAGGCGATAATCGATTGGATACAAGCGTATCGGGACAACTACTCCGGATAAAGAGCGAATTGAAAGAAGTGAATAGAAAAATCGTCTGA
- the atpF gene encoding F0F1 ATP synthase subunit B, protein MSLLTPEPGLVFWMSLSFGMVAFILMKYGFPVILQMVNKRKGYIDNALLAAKQAHEELDKVKENSQTILEQTRLEQAKILEAAAQSRDRILEEAKERARIEADKIITDAQKQIEIEKESAVRAIRGEIASLSVSVAEKILREKLNSEEEQSKMINRLMDEVIISKS, encoded by the coding sequence ATGTCCCTATTGACCCCCGAACCGGGACTTGTGTTCTGGATGTCGCTCTCGTTTGGAATGGTTGCATTCATTCTGATGAAATATGGATTTCCCGTAATCCTACAGATGGTGAACAAACGGAAAGGGTATATCGACAACGCGTTGTTGGCAGCTAAACAGGCGCATGAAGAGCTGGACAAGGTGAAAGAGAACAGCCAGACAATTCTGGAACAAACTCGCCTGGAACAAGCAAAAATACTGGAGGCTGCAGCACAATCGCGTGACCGGATACTTGAAGAAGCCAAAGAGCGTGCCCGTATAGAAGCCGATAAAATCATCACAGATGCTCAAAAACAGATTGAAATTGAGAAAGAAAGCGCAGTACGGGCCATCCGTGGCGAGATAGCATCCCTTTCAGTGAGTGTGGCCGAAAAGATACTTCGGGAGAAACTGAACTCAGAGGAAGAACAATCGAAAATGATAAACCGGCTAATGGACGAAGTAATTATTTCAAAATCGTAA
- the atpE gene encoding ATP synthase F0 subunit C codes for MELLSILLQATGSGLDVFGAALGVGIAVLAAGWGIGKIGTSAMEGIARQPEAAGDIRMNMIISAALIEGVALFAVVVCGFILIK; via the coding sequence ATGGAACTACTTTCAATTTTATTACAAGCTACGGGCTCAGGCCTGGATGTTTTTGGTGCAGCCTTAGGTGTTGGTATCGCTGTTCTGGCCGCCGGATGGGGAATCGGGAAAATCGGCACATCCGCCATGGAAGGGATTGCCAGGCAACCGGAAGCGGCAGGAGATATCCGCATGAACATGATTATTTCAGCTGCCCTTATAGAGGGAGTAGCCCTGTTTGCCGTCGTAGTCTGTGGATTTATCCTGATAAAATAG
- the atpB gene encoding F0F1 ATP synthase subunit A: MKYPFHIWMWVCGLFLMALPLSASPESSPDPQAEELNVKEMILEHLADTYEWKITGWDNGHITVPLPVILHSKTSGWHLFLSSKLHNDENSFNGFYVTHEGKYKGKIVERDASGAEIRPFDLSLTKNAASLIFSSILLIILVMSVARSLRRNPMEGKKGFIGLMEMFIMSIHDDVIRPAVGKDHARYAPFLLTVFFFIFLNNLLGLVPVFPGGANVTGNIAVTMVLAISTLLVVNLTGTKEYYKEIFWPDVPKWLKVPVPLMPVIELVGVFTKPFALMIRLFANITGGHSTVMGLTAIVFVTASMGATINASMTALSVIFTVFIMLVELLVAFIQAYVFTMLSAVFIGMARVESHQKEKELVETKYKTINK; encoded by the coding sequence ATGAAGTACCCGTTTCACATATGGATGTGGGTGTGTGGACTATTTTTAATGGCTCTGCCCCTTTCGGCCTCACCGGAATCTAGTCCGGACCCACAAGCCGAAGAATTGAATGTGAAAGAAATGATTCTTGAACATCTGGCAGACACATACGAATGGAAAATTACCGGCTGGGATAACGGACACATCACCGTTCCGCTTCCGGTCATTCTTCACAGTAAGACAAGCGGATGGCACCTGTTCCTTTCGTCGAAATTACATAATGATGAAAATTCATTTAACGGATTCTACGTTACCCACGAAGGAAAATACAAAGGAAAAATTGTGGAAAGAGATGCTTCCGGAGCCGAGATAAGGCCGTTTGACCTTTCGCTGACCAAGAATGCTGCATCGCTTATCTTTTCATCCATTTTGCTGATTATTCTCGTAATGAGCGTTGCCCGTTCACTGAGACGCAATCCGATGGAAGGGAAAAAAGGATTTATCGGTTTGATGGAGATGTTTATTATGTCCATCCATGATGATGTTATAAGACCTGCCGTCGGTAAAGACCATGCTCGGTACGCTCCATTTCTGCTCACGGTGTTTTTCTTTATTTTTCTGAACAACCTCCTGGGGCTTGTCCCTGTTTTTCCGGGTGGGGCAAACGTCACCGGAAACATAGCTGTAACGATGGTTTTGGCCATTTCAACCCTGCTTGTTGTCAATCTTACCGGAACAAAAGAATATTACAAGGAAATTTTCTGGCCCGATGTACCTAAATGGCTGAAAGTTCCGGTTCCGTTGATGCCCGTTATCGAACTGGTTGGGGTTTTTACCAAGCCTTTCGCGCTAATGATCCGTCTTTTTGCCAATATTACCGGCGGACACTCCACCGTGATGGGGTTGACGGCCATTGTTTTTGTAACGGCAAGCATGGGTGCAACCATAAACGCGTCCATGACGGCATTATCGGTTATCTTCACTGTGTTTATCATGCTGGTGGAGTTGCTGGTAGCCTTTATACAGGCGTATGTGTTCACGATGCTGTCTGCCGTCTTTATCGGGATGGCACGCGTAGAATCGCATCAGAAAGAAAAAGAACTTGTGGAAACAAAATACAAGACAATAAACAAATAA
- the atpC gene encoding ATP synthase F1 subunit epsilon, whose amino-acid sequence MQLEIISPEKMIFTGSVSSVTLPGASGSFQILENHASIISSLVKGRLSFVTHQNELIELLVEDGFVEKNNNKVTVCLESIIKEL is encoded by the coding sequence ATGCAATTAGAAATTATCTCTCCCGAAAAAATGATTTTCACCGGCAGTGTCAGCTCCGTCACACTCCCCGGCGCATCGGGTTCATTTCAGATACTGGAAAATCATGCATCCATTATTTCATCACTGGTGAAAGGAAGACTTTCGTTTGTAACCCACCAGAACGAACTGATCGAATTGCTTGTCGAAGATGGTTTTGTGGAAAAGAACAATAATAAGGTAACGGTTTGTTTGGAATCAATTATCAAAGAATTATGA
- a CDS encoding F0F1 ATP synthase subunit beta, translating to MTHLIGYISQIIGPVVDVYFDLKKSKELQLPALQDALSVTRDNGQKLILEVQQHIGEFTVRTVAMDTTDGLRRGTEVKALGQPISMPVGEQVKGRLMNVIGETIDELKPLDHSGAYPIHRPSPKFEDLTTNQEILSTGIKVIDLLQPYLKGGKIGLFGGAGVGKTVLIMELINNIAKGYSGYSIFAGVGERTREGNDLLREMIDSGVIRYGEEFKKSMDEGNWDLSKVDYNELRKSQATLVFGQMNEPPGARASVALSGLSIAESFRDQSGEGNDILLFIDNIFRFVQAGSEVSALLGRMPSAVGYQPTLATEMGLLQERITSTKQGSITSVQAVYVPADDLTDPAPATTFSYLDATTVLSRKISSLGIYPAVDPLESSSRILDPLIVGENHYNTAMRVKQLLQRYKELQDIISILGMEELSDEDRITVNRARKVQRFLSQPFFMAAQYTGQPGVMVPIDETIRGFTMILNGELDSYPEMAFLNVGTIDEAIEKGKKLMDQSQL from the coding sequence ATGACTCATCTTATTGGATATATATCACAAATTATCGGGCCAGTAGTTGACGTATACTTCGATCTGAAAAAATCAAAAGAGTTGCAGCTCCCCGCACTTCAAGACGCACTTTCCGTCACCAGAGACAACGGACAGAAATTAATACTGGAAGTACAACAGCACATTGGCGAGTTTACGGTCCGTACCGTGGCCATGGATACCACAGACGGATTACGGCGCGGGACAGAAGTGAAAGCATTGGGACAACCGATCAGCATGCCTGTAGGAGAGCAGGTGAAAGGGCGTCTGATGAACGTGATAGGTGAAACTATAGATGAATTGAAACCGCTCGACCACTCCGGAGCTTACCCCATTCACCGTCCTTCTCCCAAGTTCGAAGACCTGACTACAAATCAGGAAATTCTCTCCACAGGAATAAAAGTAATTGACCTGCTTCAACCGTATCTGAAAGGCGGGAAGATAGGACTTTTCGGCGGAGCTGGTGTTGGCAAAACCGTGCTGATCATGGAGTTGATCAACAACATTGCCAAAGGTTACAGCGGATATTCCATTTTTGCCGGGGTGGGAGAACGCACGCGCGAAGGGAATGATCTTTTGCGCGAAATGATCGATTCGGGGGTGATCCGTTACGGCGAAGAGTTTAAAAAAAGCATGGACGAAGGGAATTGGGATTTGAGCAAAGTAGATTACAACGAACTAAGGAAGTCACAAGCCACATTGGTTTTCGGACAGATGAACGAACCTCCCGGTGCCCGGGCATCGGTAGCGCTTTCGGGACTCAGTATTGCCGAATCGTTTCGTGACCAATCGGGTGAAGGCAACGACATCCTCCTTTTCATCGACAATATCTTCCGGTTTGTGCAGGCCGGTTCTGAAGTTTCAGCCCTACTCGGACGAATGCCTTCAGCAGTAGGCTATCAACCTACACTGGCAACAGAAATGGGCCTGCTGCAAGAACGTATCACATCTACCAAACAGGGCTCTATCACGTCGGTACAGGCTGTATATGTTCCGGCGGATGACCTTACCGATCCGGCTCCGGCAACCACTTTCTCATACCTGGATGCCACCACCGTGCTGAGCCGTAAGATTTCGTCGCTTGGCATCTATCCGGCTGTTGATCCTCTGGAGTCATCTTCGCGTATCCTGGATCCGCTTATCGTGGGAGAGAATCACTACAACACGGCCATGCGCGTAAAACAACTTCTGCAACGTTACAAGGAACTTCAGGACATTATCTCCATCCTGGGGATGGAAGAACTTTCGGATGAAGACCGGATTACAGTAAACCGTGCCCGGAAAGTGCAGCGCTTCCTCTCCCAACCTTTCTTCATGGCAGCACAATACACGGGACAACCCGGAGTAATGGTTCCCATTGATGAGACTATCCGGGGATTTACTATGATCCTCAACGGCGAACTTGACTCGTATCCTGAAATGGCTTTCCTGAATGTGGGCACCATCGATGAAGCCATCGAAAAAGGGAAAAAATTAATGGATCAATCACAGCTGTAA
- a CDS encoding TetR/AcrR family transcriptional regulator translates to MEITPRQLEIIEATGKILTASGANGLTIKNLAKEMQFSEGAIYRHFSSKEEIIIMMLKYLKTNISKILSNLTKTGDVEKDFVIFFTRLSLYFKENPYFVVTVFSEGLMDESDKINNEISGLMTLTSSHLEQILQEGQKQGTFIQSVASSDLTMISLATFKLHMFNWKFNKFKFNLTENIGKMSASLLALLRRNPD, encoded by the coding sequence ATGGAAATTACGCCAAGACAACTGGAAATTATTGAAGCAACCGGAAAAATTCTTACTGCTTCGGGAGCTAACGGGCTAACGATTAAAAATCTCGCAAAAGAAATGCAGTTCTCTGAAGGCGCTATTTACAGGCATTTTTCGAGCAAAGAAGAGATTATTATTATGATGCTTAAATATTTAAAAACCAATATCAGCAAAATATTAAGTAACCTGACAAAAACCGGCGATGTAGAAAAAGATTTTGTAATATTCTTCACTAGACTTAGCCTCTATTTTAAAGAAAATCCATATTTCGTGGTTACGGTATTTTCGGAAGGATTAATGGACGAAAGTGATAAGATAAATAACGAAATATCTGGTTTAATGACCCTTACAAGTAGCCATCTGGAGCAAATTCTCCAAGAAGGCCAAAAACAAGGAACCTTTATTCAGTCCGTTGCATCAAGCGATTTAACGATGATATCATTGGCCACCTTTAAACTGCACATGTTTAATTGGAAGTTCAATAAATTCAAGTTTAACCTGACAGAGAACATCGGGAAAATGTCTGCTTCTCTCTTGGCTCTTTTAAGACGCAATCCGGATTAA
- a CDS encoding RNA polymerase sigma factor: MSDEQLIHEIISGNTSAFKMLVEKYQLRVFRTVLGFVHSKEDAEDITQDIFMKAYQSLVFFKGESEFTTWLYRITANMSINFVNRNRKNRFLQSLEDIFYKPSGEKTPLEQLEESERDQRIRKAIDSLPEKQRTAFVLSKYEELPQKTIASVMNISEGAVEQLLQRAKNNLQKKLSTHP, from the coding sequence ATGTCTGACGAACAACTCATACACGAAATAATATCGGGCAATACTTCTGCCTTTAAAATGCTGGTGGAGAAATACCAATTACGGGTATTTCGCACCGTTTTAGGGTTCGTTCATTCTAAAGAAGATGCCGAGGATATCACCCAGGATATTTTTATGAAAGCGTATCAGTCGCTCGTGTTCTTTAAAGGTGAATCGGAATTTACTACATGGCTCTACAGGATTACCGCGAATATGAGCATCAATTTCGTCAATCGAAATCGAAAAAACCGGTTCTTGCAATCCCTCGAAGATATTTTTTACAAGCCAAGCGGTGAAAAAACGCCATTGGAACAACTGGAAGAGTCGGAACGCGACCAGCGTATCCGTAAAGCAATCGATTCGTTGCCTGAAAAGCAACGAACGGCTTTTGTCTTAAGTAAATACGAAGAACTGCCTCAGAAAACGATTGCTTCTGTAATGAATATATCGGAAGGTGCCGTTGAGCAACTTTTGCAACGGGCAAAAAACAATTTGCAAAAAAAATTAAGCACACATCCGTAG
- a CDS encoding PqqD family protein — MDIRKNIAVSENGFIFNPLTGDSFSVNQTGVFILRKMKEGDSNEDIMKALQEEYELDTYTAEKDLYDFLSLLKSYQLTENE, encoded by the coding sequence ATGGATATTAGAAAAAACATTGCTGTCAGCGAAAACGGATTTATCTTTAATCCCCTTACGGGAGACAGTTTCAGCGTTAATCAGACGGGTGTATTTATTCTCCGTAAAATGAAAGAGGGTGACAGTAATGAAGATATCATGAAGGCACTCCAGGAGGAATACGAATTAGATACTTACACCGCCGAAAAGGACCTTTACGATTTCTTGTCTTTACTGAAAAGTTACCAGCTGACCGAAAATGAGTAA